A region of Channa argus isolate prfri chromosome 8, Channa argus male v1.0, whole genome shotgun sequence DNA encodes the following proteins:
- the LOC137131144 gene encoding uncharacterized protein isoform X1, whose protein sequence is MSTGDIHVNNCRPGYVCYQSDWDISFSLSSSNHVSSERCTSDDKTLCIKLGNNDYCSDLNTTFTSENCSLNLTTSITVDYINPSDIFRPVPTELPAQIEPEFPINCRNLSIDYTCLDELNKPKKLTDLEPFTDYICTGQIKNNNVNTNKTTNVRFSFDCDPTIIIIKNRQTKSWDTTSQNCPDVPELKKLHYTCSCSNSNQKGPITGNKHLSGRTSHFIGLQPFTSYTCKVQPNPTKEVTVETEIGTAHLVSSLSDS, encoded by the exons ATGA gTACAGGAGACATTCATGTTAACAACTGCAGACCTGGATATGTTTGTTACCAAAGTGACTGGGACATCAGCTTTTCACTATCATCATCAAATCATGTTTCATCTGAGAGATGCACCAGTGATGATAAAACACTCTGTATCAAACTTGGTAACAATGATTATTGCTCAGATTTGAATACAACCTTCACATCAGAAAATTGTTCTTTAAACCTCACCACAAGCATCACTGTTG aCTACATAAATCCAAGTGACATATTTCGACCTGTTCCCACTGAACTTCCTGCACAAATAGAACCAGAGTTTCCTATAAACTGTAGAAATCTCTCGATTGATTACACCTGTTTGG ATGAACTTAATAAACCCAAGAAGCTCACTGATCTGGAGCCGTTCACAGACTACATCTGTACTGGTCAGATCAAGAACAACAATGTCAATACCAACAAAACAACTAATGTCAGATTCAGTTTTGACTGTG ATCCCACAATAATCATCATAAAGAACAGACAAACCAAGAGTTGGGACACAACCAGTCAGAACTGTCCAGATGTACCTGAACTGAAGAAGCTTCATTATACCTGCAGTTGTAGTAACTCTAATCAGAAAGGCCCAA TTACAGGTAACAAGCATCTATCAGGAAGAACAAGTCATTTTATTGGACTCCAACCATTCACCAGTTACACCTGTAAAGTCCAACCCAACCCAACAAAAGAAGTTACAGTGGAAACTGAGATTGGAA CTGCACATCTGGTCTCCAGTCTGTCAGACTCTtga
- the LOC137131143 gene encoding integumentary mucin C.1-like isoform X2 produces MSATSSLTHTSKDTSPTTSIKTPSTTQNPTSLPLTHPNTTVTTTTKVTSTTPTPSTQCSYTVTPIKFGLQIDITGSTNGTYSIDITEEGQREIRSSVVYFANQTSHGLKHLKPCTEYEHNVAFNESDGRETPCQKTEKKTRTNAMSKGDIQVNNCRPGYVCYQSDWDISFSLSSSNHVSSERCTSDDKTLCIKLGNNDYCSDLTTTFTSGSCSLNLTTSITVDYINPSDIFQPVPTKLPAQIEPEFPINCRNLSIDYTCLDELNEPKNLTDLEPFTDYICTGQIKNNNVNTNKATTVRFRVDCDLTINTKNRQTNTSIELSWDTTSQNCPDVPELKNLNYTCSCTDSNQKGPITADKHPSGGTCHFTGLQPFTSYTCKVQPTYNNKDVSEPKEVAVKTEPGTDATSIIRYLVSFVFMATSVAVMVYISKFYGKNKQSKDDVNEDVMLETLTIYENPQASENENSP; encoded by the exons ATGTCTG CCACTTCATCTCTTACACACACCTCAAAAGACACCTCACCCACAACCAGCATCAAAACACCAAGCACCACCCAAAACCCAACCTCACTTCCACTCACACACCCCAACACCACAGTAACTACTACCACCAAAG TGACATCTACAACCCCTACACCTTCTACACAGT GTTCTTACACTGTCACACCCATCAAGTTTGGCCTCCAGATCGACATAACAGGTTCTACCAATGGTACCTACAGCATAGACATAACTGAAGAAGGACAACGAGAGATCAGAAGTTCAGTTGTTTACTTTGCAAATCAAACATCACATGGGCTCAAACACCTGAAGCCCTGTACTGAATATGAGCATAATGTGGCCTTTAATGAAAGTGATGGCAGAGAAACACCCtgtcaaaaaactgaaaagaaaactagGACAAATGCAATGA GTAAAGGAGACATTCaagttaacaactgcagacCTGGATATGTTTGTTACCAAAGTGACTGGGACATCAGCTTTTCACTATCATCATCAAATCATGTTTCATCTGAGAGATGCACCAGTGATGATAAAACACTCTGTATCAAACTTGGTAACAATGATTATTGCTCAGATTTGACTACAACCTTCACATCAGGAAGTTGTTCTTTAAACCTCACCACAAGCATCACGGTTG ACTACATAAATCCAAGTGACATATTTCAACCTGTTCCCACTAAACTTCCTGCACAAATAGAACCAGAGTTTCCTATAAACTGTAGAAATCTCTCCATTGATTACACCTGTTTGG ATGAACTTAATGAACCCAAGAACCTCACTGATCTGGAGCCGTTCACAGACTACATCTGTACTGGTCAGATCAAGAACAACAATGTCAATACCAACAAAGCAACTACTGTCAGATTCAGGGTTGACTGTG AtctcacaataaacacaaagaacagaCAAACCAACACGTCCATTGAGTTGAGTTGGGACACAACAAGTCAGAACTGTCCAGATGTACCTGAACTGAAGAATCTTAATTATACCTGCAGTTGCACTGACTCTAATCAGAAAGGCCCAA TTACAGCTGACAAACATCCATCAGGAGGAACATGTCATTTTACTGGACTCCAACCATTTACCAGTTACACCTGTAAAGTCCAACCCACCTACAACAACAAGGACGTTTCTGAACCAAAAGAAGTTGCAGTGAAAACTGAGCCTGGAA CTGATGCAACCAGTATCATCCGTTATCTGGTCTCCTTCGTCTTCATGGCCACATCTGTGGCTGTGATGGTCTACATTAGCAAGTTCTACGGGAAGAACAAACAGtccaaaga TGATGTGAATGAAGACGTGATGTTAGAAACATTAACAA TTTATGAAAATCCTCAAgcttctgaaaatgaaaactctccctga
- the LOC137131144 gene encoding uncharacterized protein isoform X2 produces MSTGDIHVNNCRPGYVCYQSDWDISFSLSSSNHVSSERCTSDDKTLCIKLGNNDYCSDLNTTFTSENCSLNLTTSITVDYINPSDIFRPVPTELPAQIEPEFPINCRNLSIDYTCLDELNKPKKLTDLEPFTDYICTGQIKNNNVNTNKTTNVRFSFDCDPTIIIIKNRQTKSWDTTSQNCPDVPELKKLHYTCSCSNSNQKGPSNKHLSGRTSHFIGLQPFTSYTCKVQPNPTKEVTVETEIGTAHLVSSLSDS; encoded by the exons ATGA gTACAGGAGACATTCATGTTAACAACTGCAGACCTGGATATGTTTGTTACCAAAGTGACTGGGACATCAGCTTTTCACTATCATCATCAAATCATGTTTCATCTGAGAGATGCACCAGTGATGATAAAACACTCTGTATCAAACTTGGTAACAATGATTATTGCTCAGATTTGAATACAACCTTCACATCAGAAAATTGTTCTTTAAACCTCACCACAAGCATCACTGTTG aCTACATAAATCCAAGTGACATATTTCGACCTGTTCCCACTGAACTTCCTGCACAAATAGAACCAGAGTTTCCTATAAACTGTAGAAATCTCTCGATTGATTACACCTGTTTGG ATGAACTTAATAAACCCAAGAAGCTCACTGATCTGGAGCCGTTCACAGACTACATCTGTACTGGTCAGATCAAGAACAACAATGTCAATACCAACAAAACAACTAATGTCAGATTCAGTTTTGACTGTG ATCCCACAATAATCATCATAAAGAACAGACAAACCAAGAGTTGGGACACAACCAGTCAGAACTGTCCAGATGTACCTGAACTGAAGAAGCTTCATTATACCTGCAGTTGTAGTAACTCTAATCAGAAAGGCCCAA GTAACAAGCATCTATCAGGAAGAACAAGTCATTTTATTGGACTCCAACCATTCACCAGTTACACCTGTAAAGTCCAACCCAACCCAACAAAAGAAGTTACAGTGGAAACTGAGATTGGAA CTGCACATCTGGTCTCCAGTCTGTCAGACTCTtga